CCTTTTTGTCTGGCATTAGCGATAGCTGAATGCAATATTTTTTGAACTATGCGGCAGGCTTTTTTAGTCGTAAATTTAAGCATATTAGTCGCCTGTTCCACTGGTTTACCCTGAATAAGGGTAGTTACCTGCCTTGCCTTTCTTGGTGAAATACGAATATATTTAGCCTTTGCTTTTGCTTCCATGATATTATCTCCATTGAAAGTAGTCCGTGCAGAGTGAAACTCGTTACTCTTCACTGTCTACTTTACTTCCTTATTTCAATGCTCGTGATTTTTCCGTATGAGTGCCGTGACTTCTAAATGTTCGGGTCAGAGCAAACTCTCCCAGTTTATGTCCAACCATATTTTCCGTGATATAGACCGGGATAAATTTTTTGCCATTATGAATGGCTAATGTATATCCGACAAATTCTGGGGAAATAGTTGAGCGTCTTGCCCAAGTTTTGATTACCTTTTTTTCCCCTCCTTCATTCATCTTTTTAATCTTATCCATTAATTTAGTATCAATATAAGGTCCTTTTTTAATTGAGCGTCCCATCAGATTTATTTGCTTCTCCTTTTAACAATAAATTTCTGGGTTCTTTTATTTTGTCTTGTCCGATAACCTTTAGTTGGTTTCCCCCATGGACTCACCGGATGTCTTCCACCTGATGTTTTTCCTTCCCCGCCGCCGAGTGGGTGGTCAACAGGATTCATCGTGACCCCGCGATTATGAGGTCTTTTACCCAGCAAGCGAGTTTTCCCTGCTTTACCCAGGTTAATATTTTCATGTTCTACATTTCCTACCTGTCCGATAGTTGCCATACAATCCACATGGACTAATCGAACTTCACCCGAAGGAAGGGTAATATGTGCATAATTCCCTTCTTTAGCATTTAATTGGGCAGAAGAGCCTGCTCCCCGCACTATTTGTCCGCCTTTGCCTTTTCTTAATTCAATGTTATGGATAGTTGTTCCTGTGGGTATTGCTCGCAAGGGAAGTGCATTTCCTGGTTTAATATCCACTTCTTCACCCGCACATACCGTTTCACCTACCTTTAATCCCATTGGAGCAAGGATATACCTTTTTTCTCCATCTAAATAATGAAGTAAGGCAATATGAGCAGAGCGATTTGGGTCATATTCAATTGCCGCCACCTTTGCCTCAATCCCAAATTTATTCCGTTTAAAGTCAATTATTCTATAGAATCGTTTATGGGCACCACCACAAAACCGAACAGTTATTCTGCCTTGATTATTGCGACCACCTGAACGCGGTTTAGATATAACTAATGACTTCTCGGGTGTTTTTTTTGTAATCTCATCAAATCCTACAACACTCATTCCTCGTCTGCCAGGGGAAGTAGGATTATATTGTTTAATTGCCATAATTTTATCCCTCTTTTATGCTTCGAATGCAGATATAAGCTCTCCCTCTTTTAGAGTTACCATTGCCTTTTTAAAATCAGCTCTTCTACCCAGTGCAAATCTAACCTTTTTTGGCTTACCATATTGAATTAAGGTATTGACCTTCGTTACCTTTACGCCGAATATCTTTTCCACTGCTTTTTTAATCTCAATCTTATTAGCATTTATATCCACCTCAAAGAGATATTTATTATTCTCTCTCAAGATAGTTCCTTTTTCAGTAATAATAGGTCTTTTAATAATTTGATATGGACTAATCATTGATGAACCTCGCTTTTAAACTATTTAACCCGTTACCCTTAATCTATCTTCTAACGTAACCATTCACCATTCACAATTTCTTCCCTAAATTTCCTTAATAATGGTGAATGGTGAATTGTCAATTGTGAATTGTGAATTATCACTCTTCACGGTGTCAAGCAAACCTGGCCCAAGAGTTCGATGCACCGCTATAGCGCATCCAATGACTCTATTCGATAATTCATCAAATTTCACTTCGTGCTCTCCGTACCCTTCGTGGTGAATAGTTACCTTCTAACTTAGATAATGCCCTTTTTGTGAACAGGAGTTTTTCATGCAACAGTATTTTATATGGATTCAAATTTGACGCTAAAATCATCTCAGTGCCTTTTAAATTACGGACAGATAAATAGAGATTTTTATCTGGCTGGTCTAAAACAATCAACGGTTTTGTCAAATTTAAGGTTTTTAATATTTTTGCCATAATTGATGTTTTTGGTGCTTCTACCTTTAAGGAATCCACAACGACTATTTCATTATTTATGGCTTTATCAATTAATGCTGAAATAAGTGCTTTCTGGTTAATTTTATCCGGGATTTTAATTTTAAAGCTATGTGGTTTAGGGCCAAAAACCACGCCGCCACCTTTCCAGATTGGGTTTCGACTACTCCCGACTCGTGCTCTTCCGGTGCCTTTTTGTCGCCATGGCTTTTTCCCACTTCCACTTACCTCACCACGATGTTTAATA
This bacterium DNA region includes the following protein-coding sequences:
- the rpsS gene encoding 30S ribosomal protein S19, with product MGRSIKKGPYIDTKLMDKIKKMNEGGEKKVIKTWARRSTISPEFVGYTLAIHNGKKFIPVYITENMVGHKLGEFALTRTFRSHGTHTEKSRALK
- the rplB gene encoding 50S ribosomal protein L2; translation: MAIKQYNPTSPGRRGMSVVGFDEITKKTPEKSLVISKPRSGGRNNQGRITVRFCGGAHKRFYRIIDFKRNKFGIEAKVAAIEYDPNRSAHIALLHYLDGEKRYILAPMGLKVGETVCAGEEVDIKPGNALPLRAIPTGTTIHNIELRKGKGGQIVRGAGSSAQLNAKEGNYAHITLPSGEVRLVHVDCMATIGQVGNVEHENINLGKAGKTRLLGKRPHNRGVTMNPVDHPLGGGEGKTSGGRHPVSPWGKPTKGYRTRQNKRTQKFIVKRRSK
- the rplV gene encoding 50S ribosomal protein L22; its protein translation is MEAKAKAKYIRISPRKARQVTTLIQGKPVEQATNMLKFTTKKACRIVQKILHSAIANARQKGINVQVGNLYVKNAFVDQGPTLKRIQPRAMGRAYRICKRTSHITIVVDEY
- the rplD gene encoding 50S ribosomal protein L4; protein product: MDVNLYNIKGDILEQIELPKTIFNQEISNGCIYDSVKAYLANQRLGTACIKHRGEVSGSGKKPWRQKGTGRARVGSSRNPIWKGGGVVFGPKPHSFKIKIPDKINQKALISALIDKAINNEIVVVDSLKVEAPKTSIMAKILKTLNLTKPLIVLDQPDKNLYLSVRNLKGTEMILASNLNPYKILLHEKLLFTKRALSKLEGNYSPRRVRRARSEI
- a CDS encoding 50S ribosomal protein L23, which codes for MISPYQIIKRPIITEKGTILRENNKYLFEVDINANKIEIKKAVEKIFGVKVTKVNTLIQYGKPKKVRFALGRRADFKKAMVTLKEGELISAFEA